The genomic DNA TTCTCGGGTTTTTTTTCGCCTCAACACTTTCAaggttttttacttttatttgatattttgacgttttttgttCACGTTTTTGACggattgacattttttttgacacttttgacgTTTTCGAGGTTTGACAGTTTTTGACTTTTCTTTTCGGCGCTTCTTGACCCTTTCAAcgtttttcacacttttttttcccgaCAAAACCAATTTGTATAGGGGCCAGAAAAAATGTACTTTGGGCAAGtagaattttttttccccacttgcTCGACcggacaagtgaaaaaaaacaaaaaccgtAACGTTGAACCCTGACATCAGAGATTGCTATTTCCTCAGAAAGTGCAAGTCACACTAAATCTCAACATTTAATGTCTGTGTGCTTAATCATGGtcactagcatggctaaaaactaCTCTCAACAACCTGCTCATCTGCAAACAAAACATCTGTATAAACGCTGGAGAAGAATAACTGCTAGCAAGCTTGAACAAACAAGCCAAGTCAAAAATATCAATATAGTTTTCATGCCACAGAACGGCACAGATGCAGTGCTTCATGAGCTAAAAGCTCCAGCCCTGGCACTCTTATGTGCAGCTTTTGACAGGGTTTACCCTCAGGTCCTTTTAAACAGATTGCACAAACTTGTTGGTCTCTCAGGTGCAGATTGTGATTTCATTATCTGGGGATCTAGGGATTCTacctttttcattacttttttttttttttttactctctgGGCTTCAACGGCAAAGTCATTCCAGGGTTTAAACTAGGACACAGACATCGCTGCTGTTTCTACACTTCTTTTGAGGTTCAAATGTGTTCATGGACCGGCTTCTAAGTatatttatgacttgtttagcACATAATCGTATAGCAGAACCCTAAGTTCTGGACTCTTTTCCTTTCAGCATGACAAAAATGTAGCATCCAGACTTATAGGACGGCTGCTTTCAGCTTGTGTCGCAGGCTCTGTAACATCCTTCCTCTAGTTTTCATCTCATGTGAAGTGCTGGGTTCTCATACCTGTATGCTCCCATCTCATTGGTGGCCACGGTAATGAGCGGTGCAGCAGTTCCTCTTTCAGTGATGGAGATCTCCACACCCTGTAACTCCGGTGACACCTTGCCCTCCAGGAAGAGACCTGCACGCCCTGCGATGTCCACCAGCCGACCTGGACACGACTCTGTCGAGAGAGTGTCATTACTTTTTAGGGAGCGTGTTGGTACTAGAGGATTTAAGATGCTATTATGTTATGTGCTCTTTCTCCATCTAAACAATACAGTCGGAAGTTGGGGCAAAAATGTTAGAAGCATGtgcaagtatgtgtgtgtgtgtgtgtgcacgtgtgtgtaaAGGAACTTACCTCCAGTTATAGTGGCCTCTACCTCAGGAGGATAGAACAGTAGTTCCTTGGATGAGGGTGTCACTGTGATTTTCTCTCCAGCCCTGTACAGTCATACAGTCTATTTTAACTCACTGCATCTTCACATGAGCTTCAAGACTAAGCAAGACTCTCAGACTTAGACACTGGTGGTTATTATTAGTGGATGTCAACCAGCCGCTAATAATAAAGTTGCAAAGTGATAGGGGTTATTTGGGAGTCTAGTGTTCTGGAGGGAAAAGTCctgttcattttctccataGACAATTTTAAAAGGGACTCGCAGTTACAAAAAAATACTGCAGTATCAAAAGATAAGCAACTGCGTAAGAAAATATCtagttaaataaattaaaaagtcaaGATTCAATACTTTGCTAGGAATTTGGTGCAGTGTactcattacaaaaaaaaaaaaaaaaaatgcattcataGCAGGATGGTCAATACCTAGCCTGTGGACATTAACAGAGAAGTTTAATACAACTCCTCGACTTGCCTTTTATAAGAAAACATCCAATCACTGAGCTGAACATTCTGTTGCGTGTGCAGCTAAAAGACAAGTGGAGGTTAAATCTTATGCTTGGTAGAAAACTGATAAATACCACATCTATGGTGCCATGTTCTGTTCCAAACTGCAATGACAAAGCATTTCAAATTTGCTACAGCTTTGATTCTCGCCTCTGTCTGAGCAATAGCAATGGCTCATGGGCACTGTtacattaaagcgtaactcccgccaaaatgcaacctagggtctttttgtggatgtacccgagtcaaactttcgtttaaaagcatatttaggacggaatcggcacttttaagatttaccgtattttcgtttttcggtcaaatggccttttgaatgggagtgctaggggcacttttatgctagcctcaaaatagctatttttaaaacagaaggctcgacacaacatgaaactttgctcgaagtatcaccaggggctctacaccttaacgaaagcattgacagcattgtttgtgtacccagagtttactgaaaagaaaggttttgaacaactcactcaggtcttgttgtttccggccgttaccacctcggcagtcaaaacgagttgATATCCgtatgcgaatgaacggactccacaTGAAGCTCCTTTTTccaactacgaggtcaatattgtttttccaataacgacaaaacaagaaataatctgtgcatttatatggaactaaggattaggagctttccatctttactctcctccccgTTATATTGCTTatattgtttttgactgataaaatggctgcggccggaaacaagacctacggtgagttgttcaaaaccttttttagtaaactctgtgtacacatacaatgttgtcaatgctttcgttaaagtgtagagcccctggtgatacttcgagcaaagtctcatgttgtgtcgagccttcttagtgtttcaaaaatagctattttgaggctagcataaaagtgcccctagcactcccattcaaaaggccatttgaccgaaaaacgaaaatacagtaaatgttaaaagtggcgattccgtcctaaatatgcttttaaacgaaagtttgactcgggtacattcacaaaaagaccctaagttgcattttggcgagagttatgctttaagTCCACCATGCCAAACTAATGGAACCCAGAAACAAAAAGAGGAGAAATGGAGAAATGCAGTGCGACTGACCGGGCCCAGTAGGAGAACTCATAGTGGAAGGGGCCTGTCAGTTCATCGGCCTTCTCTTGGATAGGAGGGCTATCGTCCCTGGCACCCCCGTCCTCTTCGGCGGCGCGGCGCTCACGTTCCTGACGGCGCAGTTGAATCTCTTGCAGCTGCTGCTCCTGCCTCTGCTCCTCCAGGCTCCGCAGGGGACCCAGCACCAGCGCCGGCTCACTCTCAATAGATGATCTGACAGAgggaggaaaaataaataacacatgtAAGATAGACATTCGCATAAGGATGCCCTTTGTGCCAATATTAGCACACAGGGTTCTATGAAAAATGAGCATAGCCATgtttagagctgtaacaattccaaattttgctgtataattatttgtctcagaaataattactatatatatatatatatatatatatatatatatatatatatatatatatatatatatatatatatatatatagaatataaagctctctttcagtcaaattcaaaaatatttattgtaaTATGTAATTATTGTTACAGGCCTGGCCATGGCGAGTCCTTACTTGATAGTAACTGTGACGTCTAGGATCTTGTCGGTGGTGATGAGCCCGGTCATGTGATGGCGCACTGCGGTGAGGGTCAGGATAGCGGGGGCCGAGCTGTTCGACACAGGTTAACAGTCACTTGGTTGAACTGTATCGAGGGAGAACACTCTTTAACCcagaaataaaaacggacacagCATCTCATTACTTACGTATCGTACGTGTAGAAGTCCTGCTCAAACTGGTGGCAGGAGCGAGGGGTGACTTTGTAAACACCTGGACAAGCCATTTTTAGTTGATTAATTACTTTGCTCCAGTTTTATATTTAGGTAAGTCTGACACAGACCTTTTAGGCTCAAGACTCTGTACTCTAATTATGCATGAGGGAACATTTGGTACactgatatttttcttttctagaTATGCTAATTCATGCtaatggggggggggttcaaTAGAATAAACTTCACCAGGCTTGGAGAGGCAGAAGCGGTTGACTCCCTTAGAGAGGTTGTACACGCCGACGTTCTCAGGTTTGCTGCCATCTTGGAAGAACTCCTGTGCAGAAAAACTTATCCAGTTAGAAATAGAACAATTGTGGACGTGCCACCCACTGTTACAACACACGCCAGCTACTGATTTACTGACCAAAGTAATGGCATGGGAGAGAGAGCAGCGCAGGATGTAGCCAATCTGTCTGAACTCCACCCCCACAACGTCAGAGTCCAGAACCTCCACTTCTATGGACTTGTGCTTCCAGCACCACTCCTCGTGAGTAATACTCACTGGCAGGTGTAAACATGGGAGAGAACAACAAGTAGTTAACAAAATAGACTAAAAAGTAACAGATGTTTGTGGAAAAGTGTTAAATCTGCCACACCATCCAAGGAGGAAGAAAACCTCAAAAGCCTTGATCACTTCAGGTCGAGGCTCTCCCATTTTATAATTATCTCATctttaaagattatttgttttggcattATAGGCCTTttttgtgacaggacagcttagacatgaaaggggagagagggggaatgacatgcagcaaagggccgcaggtcggaaccgaacccgCGGCATCGAGTACTGACCCTCTCCATATGGGTCTCTACCACATGAGCTACCCAGACGCCGGAATTATCTTAAATGGTTAAGAAAGTAAACTTCTTGCACTACTCGTGCCTGGCAACACTACACGCCGAGTAAACATGCCTCAAAAGATGCGGTGCGTGCAGATGGCTCGCAGGCACACAGAACAGATTGAGTGTAGTGAACAGCGAGTGAGATGGGTGCAGCACCAGAAGGTACCGAAACACCGGCTGAATAATGTGTGCTTCCTTGAAAGCTGGTGCTAAATATCAATTATGATCGGAAGCTGGAAATTACTAATTACTGATTACACCGCAATCGttctgaataaaaatgtacacagGATGGAGGAATTCATAGTAGAGTTTATATACAATGGTCGGCTTGAGTTGTTCCACTCAAGAGTTGCATGCCGGTTCTGCATCTGTGCTCTCCTTAAATGTTGATTTACACAACTGCAACTTCTAATTGCTCTAATTAacccaaaataaaagaaaaacaattcacaaaatgaaaaacaatctcaattagggctgcacaatatatcgttttttcaTCTGCATCGCGAAACTGACTGGCGCAATAAACCCgccgcgaaaggctgcgacatatcgcgaaagacactcagagatgttttgtgttggttgaaagaaaatagtggaaaactacactttaaaaaatgtctttttttttttttagtggtgactttttatattcaattcaatgttcaaaaaaagaatgttggaaaggatttcctttaatttgttttaaacaagcaatttgttgtattttagcagaatactgaaagcagcagaaaggtaGAACTGAGTCCAGtttaataaatgtatatttatagaaagtaatatcgttatcgccaTATTCAACAACGATATATATATCGCATATCACATATTtgcctcatatcgtgcagccctaatcacaATTATTAATACTACTATTACTTAGCATGTAAAGTGTTATTGGTAGGGAGTCCTGACCTTTGTATTTCCCTGGTAAAACGTCGTCAAAAAAGAAGCTGAGGATGtcactgttgccaggcagcgACACCGACCTTCTCTCTCCCTGCCGACTCACTGGTTGCAGGGTTACCGACAGGTCGTCACAGGACGCTAGCGATCGAGCAGAGGACACAAAATCAGTGAAAATATGAACAACTACACAAATACGTCATCATTTTATGGGGTTAAAGCTGCATTTCAGACAAGAGTGTCTTTTTAGAAACAAACCAAGTGTAAATGACCAGGTTCTTACCTAAACAGTAGACTTTTCCAGAGACAGAAGCCATGAATTGGGTGAAAAGTAGGTCTGTGAGGGGCTGGTCCACAAGGGAGACCTCCAGGGCCTGAGGCTGAAGAGCCAGGCCTGCTTTCACCTCGGCCTCGGGGAGCGACACCTGAACACATGGAAATACAACCGAAGTTACCTTGTAGAAAGCAACGCTTTTTTTATCCATTTATATATAAGTACTGAAATCAATTAAATCTCTGGCAATACATCCCAAAACCTAATAGTATTGACTTATTCTGGATCATTTCTGAATCCGTTAAAGATTTGGGTAGTTGCTCTTTCCTTAGTTTTTGATAAGACTATTATCTtatatgttattttttaaacacaaaaattGGAAATCTGAGAATCAAGCAGTGAAGGCTTCTTGTCCATTTATATTAGTGACTGAAAATGGAGGCTGACAAAATTTTGGTTTTGAAAAAGTCGTATTTTTGGTGAAATTAAAAATGCATTGTGTAGAAAACTCTTCATTTCAACTTGACTAATCAGCCGTTCCTTGCCCATTGCGATGCTTTCAAAGTTAACAGGAATAAATAGAAATAGAGCGTCCAACAAAAATTCAGCTTGTCACTTGTGGGCAGTTAGGACATTccaataaaaaactaaaatacaatcAAACTGATTTTGGCGCCGAAGCTCGCTCGCGTCACAGTCAGTTAGGACAAGGTGTTATCTTGTCATGTTGTGCATCTTAATGACAGACTGGTAAAAAGGCACCCACTAAAACTGGGCtctacatttttatataaatataaaacagtATGTCATTTCACTTTCTGGGTGGATTTTCCCTTTAAATCAGGGGTCATTTTTTAAGTTAAGGTCCACTTAACTTACAGAGAGATAGAGTAGGGaacccctactacatatattgtttaaaatgaagttgcataataaactgggcctacaataatgtgtagggccGCCTTTCTACCTTTTTgcatactaagctattaaaatagcctactaattgtcggcatgattttataaatcatgtttaaacgttaaacatacatgtagcacagtgtacccttaggatgaactgtgtatgtggatggccttagtgactccTTTactgttggattcatgttaagactttacaataatttggaggcgcCCCCTGCACTGACTCCGAGgacccccctgttgaagatccctgcttaCAGATAAAGCTGTACAGATTACGTCCTCACTCGTATATAAAAACCTAAATGCTGCCATTCTTACATGGACACTGTAGTCTCCAGGTCTGGCCTGGAAGCAGAAGGCCCCCTGAGGATCGGAGTCGATGGTCCTGCTGGCTGCACTGTCTTGGCCCGGGGGTGTCAGAGAGACTTTGTAGCGGCCTTGCTGCTTCATGCCCTCGGGCAAGTGGCTGATGGAGATCTGGCCACACACGCTGAACCTGTGtagcaacaacagcagaatTTAGATCAAGCCAGTTACCAATGTGGTAATGTGCAAAACCAAGCTGACAGCACTGAAGCTGACTTTTTGTAATTAATGTCAAAACATGTATAATATTAAGAATTGGAAATGTATGCAGCTCAAGCAGTGAGCGGACAGGCCAGACGTACCCTGCTGTGATGATGTCAGGCAGCTGGGGTGTGTTGGGGGCGATCTTCACTGTGATTGGCTCAAAGAACATGAGCTCCTTGCTGACACGGATGGTGTAGGTACCAGCCGTCATGTTCTCCAACCGGAAAGAACCATCCTCCTTGCTGAGCACTGTGAGGACAGAAGAGCAAAAGTACGTAACAGTGTAAAAATGTGTACACAATGAGAACCACCGAATGCACAAATAAGAGCATTACCGCAATTGTTcggatgtttttgttgcttttaagaCACTAACTAAAGCGTGGAGTCTTTGAGTATGGCTACCTTTGATCTGGTTGTTGAGGGACACTGTGGCATCAGAGACGCCCTCCCCACCCACGCTGTTGAGAACTCGGCCTGTCACTGAGAAGCCCATGACACGGAAGATGGGCTGCATGCGGAGCAACagaaacagcttttttttttttgttgttgtcaaaaTGTGGTACCATGCATAAAATGTGTTCATATTTGCAAGATAATGAAAACTATTCGCTCACTCACTCTGTCACTAGTATATCTGTGTtgtcctttcatttttttttttttttgcttatatTCACTGTCTTCAGCATCTCTCTGTCTTGGCCCTTTTggaaagtaagtgtgtgtgtgtgtgtgtgtgtgtgtgtgtgtgtgtgtgtgtgtgtgtgtgtgtgtgtgtgttttagaagTGCAATGACTTTCTGTCCACTTTAAATGAGATGTGTTTAACATTAATAAAAGTACTAATTATTGTGGCCAGCTTAACTCGGTTGGTACAGTAAGTGTACATATACAAAGAGGTGTTTTATGAAATATGACAGTGGTGCCtaaagaaagtaaatgggaataatcCTGaatcatttcatgtttttatttctggtGGAGCAGGCACAgggaaatcaatcaatcaatcaatctatctatctatctatctatctatgcaaTATCTatctattataataataataataatataaatacaatttgacTATTTACCTCCAGTTTCAAACTGTTGTGTTCCACCTTGAAATTCATCCTAGAAGGAGCGACATCAAACGTGATCCTTTCTCCCCGGTAGAAGGGCACCTGGAGGGAAGgatttcacaaaaacagaaataattatATTTACACGAGAGAGAGGCAATGTGTTTTTCAATGCAGCATGCAGGTTAGAGTTACAATGTCATAAAATCAAACCCCATGTTTTACACCATTTATTGTCTCAATTTTTCTGCAATACCCATTCAACTAATTACATTTGAGCAATCATCTTTCTATATGGTAGATTTTAGTGGTAGTGGCAGAGTCTGCCATACCCATGCTGGATTTCAAATCCAGTTGTGGTTACAGCATGATGTAATACAGTCCTTTAATATGCTAATGTCGTATATTCAAGTGAACCGTTATGCAACCACAAGTGTCACCAAACCAACCAGGATTTAACCTTAAGGAGTACAACTTTGAGCAAGATTAGAAATGACAAGacaactgtctgtctgcttttttttttctttttttttttccaacagaaAGCTTACCACGGTGTAGTCGCCGCTGGCCAGTGAGGGGAAGACGAAGATCCCATCTTCCCTGGACAGAGAGCTGCACAGGTAGACCAGGGAGCTGTCCCCAGAATCTGCCCCATCCACTGGGGATGTGTTACAGCCACCAACGTCCTGAAAACAAGCGCACCCATATGTAGCAATTTAACTTGTAATTATAATCAATACACAATTCCATGATATTTCAGAAATCCTACTGAAACAGCATAACGTGCACAACTTTAATCAAATAATGCAGAATAAATCCGACAAGCCCTATGACATCCCGATCCAGTTTGACTCCCCACCGTTTCCAAAAACGTTAAATAATGTTGGTTTACCTCTTTCTTGACTGCGGCAGAGTACAGTAGGAAGGTGACCTCTTTCATGGGCTCTCCATCACTGCGGACCTCCCCCGAGACATCGTAGCCTCCGACTACCAGATGGTCGGCGGCCGGGGCATTGGCATTGGAGACGAGCACCGAGGTGGTGCTCTGTAGGAAGACGGCAAAAGGTCACCACGGAAATTACAGTTAAGAGTCAGAATAATGGTTCTGTCAGGAGCAGTGCTCCATTACTGCTGGAGATCATTATGCTTAT from Sander vitreus isolate 19-12246 chromosome 2, sanVit1, whole genome shotgun sequence includes the following:
- the nomo gene encoding BOS complex subunit NOMO1, producing the protein MLKITIRADVGALWVLFCITYSQFLTVSSEDIVVACGGFVKSDVEINYSLIEIKLYTKQGSLKYQTDCAPINGYFMIPLYDKGDFVLKIEPPLGWSFEPTSVDLHVDGVSDICTKEEDINFVFTGFSVSGTVLSKGHLLGPAGVEVKLTLAGTVEKLQSVVTQPGGKYTFLKVLPGNYDITAAHPSWTLEQSTTSVLVSNANAPAADHLVVGGYDVSGEVRSDGEPMKEVTFLLYSAAVKKEDVGGCNTSPVDGADSGDSSLVYLCSSLSREDGIFVFPSLASGDYTVVPFYRGERITFDVAPSRMNFKVEHNSLKLEPIFRVMGFSVTGRVLNSVGGEGVSDATVSLNNQIKVLSKEDGSFRLENMTAGTYTIRVSKELMFFEPITVKIAPNTPQLPDIITAGFSVCGQISISHLPEGMKQQGRYKVSLTPPGQDSAASRTIDSDPQGAFCFQARPGDYSVHVSLPEAEVKAGLALQPQALEVSLVDQPLTDLLFTQFMASVSGKVYCLASCDDLSVTLQPVSRQGERRSVSLPGNSDILSFFFDDVLPGKYKVSITHEEWCWKHKSIEVEVLDSDVVGVEFRQIGYILRCSLSHAITLEFFQDGSKPENVGVYNLSKGVNRFCLSKPGVYKVTPRSCHQFEQDFYTYDTSAPAILTLTAVRHHMTGLITTDKILDVTVTIKSSIESEPALVLGPLRSLEEQRQEQQLQEIQLRRQERERRAAEEDGGARDDSPPIQEKADELTGPFHYEFSYWARAGEKITVTPSSKELLFYPPEVEATITGESCPGRLVDIAGRAGLFLEGKVSPELQGVEISITERGTAAPLITVATNEMGAYSVGPLHSDRQYDISASKEGFVLSPVEGTLGDFKAFALAGVTFKIKSEDGVPLSGVLLSLSGGQFRSNLVTQDTGLLTFNNLSPGQYYFKPMMKEFRFEPASQMITVEEGQSLSIDITGIKTAYSCYGAVQSLSGDAERDVAVEAVGQRECSLYSEDTVTDEEGRFRLRGLLPGCKYLIQLRAEGNDHIERALPQHRAIEVGSNDIEGVNIIAFRQINQFDLSGNVHTSPEHLATLSVKLCKSDNLDNPINSVSLGQSLFFNFPPLDRDGESYVLMLYSTLSHSQYDFTLPQVTFTSNGYHKHVTLTFNPTRKVPDQDVAQGSYIALPLTLLLLLAAYNHEKVIPLLLQVVNRIQGVRSMAQVSGDNAAMDEAKRQAKRLKARRT